In a single window of the Labeo rohita strain BAU-BD-2019 chromosome 23, IGBB_LRoh.1.0, whole genome shotgun sequence genome:
- the troap gene encoding uncharacterized protein troap isoform X1 has product MASSNPLRPQNRSQQDQGGVLKHQEFKSKSASSKRGSENLDPNASAENGKGVSKLKGVSRLPVLAKSLQPALSELSQNPSHNRWEQRPLTSKAQKKRTCTKPVPFNLSQSRTHSQRNTGIPQEKPPMTHSTRLTPGAKVRNLNHSAKTETPSHKATTPGVLRAQANSSQRLQPGSHVENSVSNKDSTDVHPPSHKSGHSSHTDLSSRLGSITLVPSKLPEDSVLSHLCKTSLSKVVVNFDNQEPKDKQCFPSTTQSHVSVKGSSSNLSSAVHSVLPCEGSNTFGAQNMMPRLSTCPPGPGTSNNLPQRVVKKSRGIDVTTEKARLFSPDPSALRSILQSDGTRQGEHVGATPRASTCPTGRGTSIYSAQRIPAKKTQKEAPVEAKSPTGSAFSPDPSALRGILQNNGATPHAPTGLTGRPTSIYSAQRVPVRKPKTDESAAVKAPAGNAVSFSPDPAALRSILLNEGVKAGGATPRVSTCPTGRGTSIYSAQRVPVKKNKPEAVAAAATTTSQCANRTPVMKWTPQRVPNTKPQSLRKLCTTQKMSSLRGSPGLRESHDPSTGLLVCQEGEDVVQRLFEDQEQTDDDQINQNGITSQELLNSHQSAKAQSTIKDNSENEGKKTAQPFIQAAHRGSVIVFSSSKRLGPERSQDTLKTLQLCEGQLTSHNALPLQSDQSSGSQINPSLDLPKESLSKAPTVTHSTAVSALRRRHIPLEEMFLDDECATYTSRLLSCPLQPRCGNPVATTLLFQDSTCFLPIGLSSPVRLSPVPSGSSIRA; this is encoded by the exons GGTCTTGAAACATCAGGAGTTTAAGTCAAAAAGTGCTTCCTCGAAAAGAGGATCTGAGAATTTGGACCCCAATGCTTCTGCTGAAAATGGAAAAGGAGTCAGCAAACTCAAAGGGGTCAGCAGGCTTCCTGTTCTTGCCAAATCTCTGCAACCGGCTCTAAGTGAACTCTCCCAAAATCCCAGTCACAACAGATGGGAACAGAGGCCTCTTACA AGTAAAGCTCAGAAAAAAAGGACCtgcaccaaacctgtccctttCAATCTGTCCCAGTCACGCACACACAGTCAACGAAATACTGGCATTCCCCAAGAAAAACCACCCATGACGCATTCTACCCGACTGACACCAGGGGCAAAAGTGAGGAACTTGAATCATAGTGCCAAAACTGAAACTCCAAGCCATAAAGCTACAACACCAGGTGTCCTCAGGGCTCAGGCCAACAGTTCACAGCGGCTGCAGCCTGGTAGTCATGTAGAAAACTCAGTGTCAAATAAAGACTCCACTGATGTTCACCCACCTTCACATAAATCCGGACACAGCAGTCACACTGATTTAAGTTCACGTTTAGGTAGCATCACTCTTGTACCATCTAAGCTTCCTGAAGACTCAGTTTTGAGTCATTTATGTAAAACATCGCTCAGTAAAGTAGTTGTTAATTTTGATAATCAAGAACCAAAGGACAAGCAGTGTTTCCCATCAACTACACAAAGCCATGTAAGCGTTAAAG GATCGTCGTCAAATCTTTCATCAGCTGTGCACAGTGTCCTCCCATGTGAGGGATCGAATACTTTTGGAGCACAAAACATGATGCCACGTTTATCTACCTGCCCCCCCGGACCAGGAACCTCCAATAATCTG CCTCAAAGAGTGGTGAAGAAGAGTCGTGGCATTGATGTTACCACAG AAAAAGCCAGGCTGTTTTCCCCTGACCCATCAGCGCTACGTAGTATTCTACAGAGTGATGGAACGAGACAGGGAGAGCATGTTGGAGCAACACCCAGAGCATCAACCTGTCCTACTGGCAGAGGAACTTCTATTTATTCA GCTCAAAGAATACCTGCCAAAAAGACTCAAAAAGAAGCTCCAGTAGAGGCTAAAAGCCCTACAG GAAGTGCCTTCTCTCCTGATCCATCAGCGCTACGTGGTATTCTACAGAACAATGGAGCAACACCTCATGCACCGACTGGCCTTACGGGCAGACCAACTTCTATTTATTCA GCTCAAAGAGTGCCAGTTAGGAAGCCTAAAACAGATGAATCAGCAGCTGTCAAAGCTCCTGCAG GAAATGCTGTGTCCTTCTCCCCTGACCCTGCCGCCCTACGCAGTATTCTGCTGAATGAAGGTGTGAAGGCTGGCGGAGCAACACCTAGAGTTTCCACCTGTCCAACTGGCAGAGGAACCTCCATTTACTCA GCCCAGAGAGTCCCAGTGAAGAAGAATAAGCCTGAAGCCgtggcagcagcagcaacaacaacatctCAGT GTGCAAATAGAACACCAGTGATGAAGTGGACACCGCAGCGGGTCCCAAACACCAAACCCCAATCACTG AGGAAACTTTGTACTACACAAAAGATGTCCAGTTTACGGGGCTCCCCAGGTTTGCGTGAATCCCACGACCCCAGTACTGGTCTCTTGGTGTGCCAGGAG GGGGAGGATGTTGTTCAGAGGTTATTTGAGGACCAAGAGCAGACAGATGATGACCAGATAAACCAAAATGGCATTACTTCACAGGAGTTACTGAACAGCCACCAAAGT GCTAAAGCACAGTCAACAATTAAAGACAATTCTGAGAACGAAGGCAAGAAAACAGCTCAGCCTTTCATACAAGCAGCACACAGAGGGTCAGTCATTGTTTTCTCATCAAGCAAAAGACTTGGGCCAGAGCGGTCTCAGGATACTCTGAAGACTCTGCAGCTCTGTGAAGGCCAGCTTACATCCCATAACGCATTACCACTGCAATCAGACCAAAGCAGTGGATCACAGATCAATCCCAGTTTAGACCTGCCTAAAGAAAGCCTATCAAAAG CTCCTACTGTCACGCACTCTACCGCTGTGTCTGCTCTGCGACGGCGTCATATTCCTCTGGAGGAGATGTTTCTGGATGATGAATGTGCTACGTATACTTCTCGCCTGCTGTCCTGCCCACTGCAGCCTCGCTGTGGCAACCCGGTGGCCACCACACTTCTGTTTCAAGACTCTACA TGTTTTTTACCCATTGGCCTGTCCTCTCCTGTACGTCTGAGTCCAGTCCCTTCAGGTTCCTCTATCAGAGCATAA
- the troap gene encoding uncharacterized protein troap isoform X2, whose protein sequence is MASSNPLRPQNRSQQDQGGVLKHQEFKSKSASSKRGSENLDPNASAENGKGVSKLKGVSRLPVLAKSLQPALSELSQNPSHNRWEQRPLTSKAQKKRTCTKPVPFNLSQSRTHSQRNTGIPQEKPPMTHSTRLTPGAKVRNLNHSAKTETPSHKATTPGVLRAQANSSQRLQPGSHVENSVSNKDSTDVHPPSHKSGHSSHTDLSSRLGSITLVPSKLPEDSVLSHLCKTSLSKVVVNFDNQEPKDKQCFPSTTQSHVSVKAVHSVLPCEGSNTFGAQNMMPRLSTCPPGPGTSNNLPQRVVKKSRGIDVTTEKARLFSPDPSALRSILQSDGTRQGEHVGATPRASTCPTGRGTSIYSAQRIPAKKTQKEAPVEAKSPTGSAFSPDPSALRGILQNNGATPHAPTGLTGRPTSIYSAQRVPVRKPKTDESAAVKAPAGNAVSFSPDPAALRSILLNEGVKAGGATPRVSTCPTGRGTSIYSAQRVPVKKNKPEAVAAAATTTSQCANRTPVMKWTPQRVPNTKPQSLRKLCTTQKMSSLRGSPGLRESHDPSTGLLVCQEGEDVVQRLFEDQEQTDDDQINQNGITSQELLNSHQSAKAQSTIKDNSENEGKKTAQPFIQAAHRGSVIVFSSSKRLGPERSQDTLKTLQLCEGQLTSHNALPLQSDQSSGSQINPSLDLPKESLSKAPTVTHSTAVSALRRRHIPLEEMFLDDECATYTSRLLSCPLQPRCGNPVATTLLFQDSTCFLPIGLSSPVRLSPVPSGSSIRA, encoded by the exons GGTCTTGAAACATCAGGAGTTTAAGTCAAAAAGTGCTTCCTCGAAAAGAGGATCTGAGAATTTGGACCCCAATGCTTCTGCTGAAAATGGAAAAGGAGTCAGCAAACTCAAAGGGGTCAGCAGGCTTCCTGTTCTTGCCAAATCTCTGCAACCGGCTCTAAGTGAACTCTCCCAAAATCCCAGTCACAACAGATGGGAACAGAGGCCTCTTACA AGTAAAGCTCAGAAAAAAAGGACCtgcaccaaacctgtccctttCAATCTGTCCCAGTCACGCACACACAGTCAACGAAATACTGGCATTCCCCAAGAAAAACCACCCATGACGCATTCTACCCGACTGACACCAGGGGCAAAAGTGAGGAACTTGAATCATAGTGCCAAAACTGAAACTCCAAGCCATAAAGCTACAACACCAGGTGTCCTCAGGGCTCAGGCCAACAGTTCACAGCGGCTGCAGCCTGGTAGTCATGTAGAAAACTCAGTGTCAAATAAAGACTCCACTGATGTTCACCCACCTTCACATAAATCCGGACACAGCAGTCACACTGATTTAAGTTCACGTTTAGGTAGCATCACTCTTGTACCATCTAAGCTTCCTGAAGACTCAGTTTTGAGTCATTTATGTAAAACATCGCTCAGTAAAGTAGTTGTTAATTTTGATAATCAAGAACCAAAGGACAAGCAGTGTTTCCCATCAACTACACAAAGCCATGTAAGCGTTAAAG CTGTGCACAGTGTCCTCCCATGTGAGGGATCGAATACTTTTGGAGCACAAAACATGATGCCACGTTTATCTACCTGCCCCCCCGGACCAGGAACCTCCAATAATCTG CCTCAAAGAGTGGTGAAGAAGAGTCGTGGCATTGATGTTACCACAG AAAAAGCCAGGCTGTTTTCCCCTGACCCATCAGCGCTACGTAGTATTCTACAGAGTGATGGAACGAGACAGGGAGAGCATGTTGGAGCAACACCCAGAGCATCAACCTGTCCTACTGGCAGAGGAACTTCTATTTATTCA GCTCAAAGAATACCTGCCAAAAAGACTCAAAAAGAAGCTCCAGTAGAGGCTAAAAGCCCTACAG GAAGTGCCTTCTCTCCTGATCCATCAGCGCTACGTGGTATTCTACAGAACAATGGAGCAACACCTCATGCACCGACTGGCCTTACGGGCAGACCAACTTCTATTTATTCA GCTCAAAGAGTGCCAGTTAGGAAGCCTAAAACAGATGAATCAGCAGCTGTCAAAGCTCCTGCAG GAAATGCTGTGTCCTTCTCCCCTGACCCTGCCGCCCTACGCAGTATTCTGCTGAATGAAGGTGTGAAGGCTGGCGGAGCAACACCTAGAGTTTCCACCTGTCCAACTGGCAGAGGAACCTCCATTTACTCA GCCCAGAGAGTCCCAGTGAAGAAGAATAAGCCTGAAGCCgtggcagcagcagcaacaacaacatctCAGT GTGCAAATAGAACACCAGTGATGAAGTGGACACCGCAGCGGGTCCCAAACACCAAACCCCAATCACTG AGGAAACTTTGTACTACACAAAAGATGTCCAGTTTACGGGGCTCCCCAGGTTTGCGTGAATCCCACGACCCCAGTACTGGTCTCTTGGTGTGCCAGGAG GGGGAGGATGTTGTTCAGAGGTTATTTGAGGACCAAGAGCAGACAGATGATGACCAGATAAACCAAAATGGCATTACTTCACAGGAGTTACTGAACAGCCACCAAAGT GCTAAAGCACAGTCAACAATTAAAGACAATTCTGAGAACGAAGGCAAGAAAACAGCTCAGCCTTTCATACAAGCAGCACACAGAGGGTCAGTCATTGTTTTCTCATCAAGCAAAAGACTTGGGCCAGAGCGGTCTCAGGATACTCTGAAGACTCTGCAGCTCTGTGAAGGCCAGCTTACATCCCATAACGCATTACCACTGCAATCAGACCAAAGCAGTGGATCACAGATCAATCCCAGTTTAGACCTGCCTAAAGAAAGCCTATCAAAAG CTCCTACTGTCACGCACTCTACCGCTGTGTCTGCTCTGCGACGGCGTCATATTCCTCTGGAGGAGATGTTTCTGGATGATGAATGTGCTACGTATACTTCTCGCCTGCTGTCCTGCCCACTGCAGCCTCGCTGTGGCAACCCGGTGGCCACCACACTTCTGTTTCAAGACTCTACA TGTTTTTTACCCATTGGCCTGTCCTCTCCTGTACGTCTGAGTCCAGTCCCTTCAGGTTCCTCTATCAGAGCATAA
- the pfkma gene encoding phosphofructokinase, muscle a, giving the protein MANINTTGVDPTKMGVGRAIAVLTSGGDAQGMNAAVRATVRVGLYTGAKVFFVHEGYQGLVDGGDHIRPATWESVSMMLQLGGTVIGSARCKDFQTREGRLKAAYNLVKLGVTNLCVIGGDGSLTGANIFRTEWSDLLKDLISKGKITKQEAAASSHLNIVGMVGSIDNDFCGTDMTIGTDSALHRIIEVVDSITTTAQSHQRAFILEVMGRHCGYLALVTALACGADWVFIPEMPPDDGWEDHLCRRLTETRNAGSRLNVIIVAEGAINKEGKPITCDQLKDLVTKRLGFDTRATILGHVQRGGTPSAFDRVLGSRMGVEAVMALLEATPETPACVVSLSGNQAVRLPLMECVQVTKDVTVAMNEGRFDEAVKLRGRSFENNWNTYKLLAHVRPPETKSNINVAILNVGAPCAGMNAAVRAAVRLGIIQGHNMLAVHDGFEGLAEGKIEPITWNTVGDWTGKGGSELGTKRVLPGKYLEEISLNIAKYNIHALVIIGGFEAFSGAQEMVQGRGRYEELCIPMVIVPATVSNNVPGSDFSIGADTALNTITTTCDRIKQSAAGTKRRVFIIETMGGYCGYLATMAGLSAGADAAYIFEEKFGIRDLERNVEHLVEKMKTTVKRGLILRNENCSSNYTTDFIFNLYSEEGKGIFDCRKNVLGHMQQGGTPTPFDRNFATKMGAKAVLWLTEKLKECYRHGRIFANTQDSACVLGMRKRGLVLQPLAELKEETDFEHRIPKNQWWLKLRPIMKILAKYKISLDTSEQAHMEHVISKKPPVHMTLTK; this is encoded by the exons ATGGCTAATATAAACACAACCGGGGTCGATCCAACAAAGATGGGGGTTGGTCGGGCCATTGCTGTACTGACGTCAGGTGGTGATGCCCAAG GGATGAATGCAGCTGTGAGGGCCACTGTCAGAGTCGGCCTTTACACTGGAGCCAAAGTCTTCTTTGTGCATGAG GGCTATCAGGGATTGGTTGATGGAGGGGATCACATCCGTCCCGCTACATGGGAGAGTGTGTCCATGATGCTACAGCTG GGCGGTACAGTCATTGGTAGTGCCCGCTGTAAGGATTTTCAGACCAGAGAGGGGCGTTTGAAGGCTGCCTACAATCTCGTCAAACTAGGTGTCACCAACCTTTGTGTAATTGGTGGTGATGGCAGTTTGACTGGTGCCAACATATTTCGCACTGAGTGGAGTGACTTGCTGAAAGATCTAATCAGCAAAG GTAAGATCACAAAGCAGGAGGCCGCGGCTTCATCTCATCTGAATATTGTCGGTATGGTTGGTTCTATCGACAATGACTTCTGCGGAACAGACATGACCATTGGCACAGACTCTGCCCTACATCGTATCATTGAGGTGGTGGACAGTATCACCACAACAGCACAAAG TCACCAACGTGCTTTCATCCTAGAGGTCATGGGAAGACACTGCGG ttaCCTCGCTCTGGTTACTGCTCTTGCATGTGGGGCTGACTGGGTGTTTATTCCTGAGATGCCCCCAGATGATGGGTGGGAGGACCATTTGTGCAGAAGACTCACCGAG ACCAGGAACGCAGGTTCTCGTCTGAATGTGATAATTGTGGCTGAGGGAGCAATCAACAAAGAAGGGAAACCAATCACCTGTGACCAGCTAAAAGAC CTGGTGACAAAGAGGCTGGGCTTTGATACCCGTGCCACTATCCTAGGACATGTGCAGAGAGGTGGCACCCCCTCAGCTTTTGACAGAGTGCTA GGCAGTAGGATGGGTGTGGAGGCTGTAATGGCTCTGTTGGAAGCCACACCAGAAACTCCTGCCTGTGTGGTCAGTCTCTCTGGGAACCAGGCCGTCAGACTCCCCCTGATGGAGTGTGTGCAAGTG aCCAAAGATGTCACTGTTGCAATGAATGAGGGTCGATTTGACGAAGCTGTAAAACTCAGGGGAAG GAGTTTTGAGAATAACTGGAACACATATAAGCTTTTGGCTCATGTGCGCCCCCCAGAGACAAAG AGTAACATTAATGTGGCTATTTTGAATGTCGGTGCTCCCTGCGCTGGCATGAATGCAGCTGTACGTGCAGCTGTTAGGCTCGGCATCATCCAGGGTCACAACATGCTGGCTGTTCATGATGGCTTTGAAGGTCTGGCTGAGGGAAAG ATTGAACCCATCACATGGAACACTGTTGGAGACTGGACAGGGAAAGGTGGCTCTGAGTTGGGAACCAAAAG AGTGCTACCTGGAAAGTATTTGGAGGAGATCAGCTTGAATATTGCCAAGTATAATATTCACGCTCTGGTCATCATTGGAGGATTTGAG GCATTTTCAGGTGCGCAGGAGATGGTACAAGGCAGAGGAAGGTATGAAGAGCTGTGTATTCCCATGGTGATCGTTCCTGCTACTGTATCTAACAATGTGCCCGGCTCAGACTTCAGCATTGGCGCAGACACTGCCCTTAACACCATCACCACG ACCTGTGACAGGATCAAGCAGTCGGCAGCAGGAACTAAGCGGCGTGTGTTCATCATCGAGACTATGGGAGGGTACTGCGGCTACCTGGCCACGATGGCAGGTCTCTCTGCAGGAGCTGATGCTGCATATATTTTTGAAGAGAAATTTGGCATCCGTGACTTGGAG AGAAATGTGGAACATCTTGTTGAGAAGATGAAGACCACCGTTAAGAGAGGCCTAATTCTTAG AAATGAAAACTGCAGTTCCAACTACACCACTGATTTCATCTTCAACCTGTATTCAGAGGAGGGAAAGGGTATTTTTGACTGTCGTAAGAATGTCCTTGGCCATATGCAGCAG ggTGGCACGCCAACTCCTTTTGACAGAAACTTTGCTACCAAGATGGGTGCTAAGGCTGTTCTCTGGCTGACTGAGAAGCTGAAAGAGTGTTATAGACATG GGCGAATCTTTGCCAACACCCAAGACTCTGCGTGTGTGTTGGGCATGAGGAAGAGAGGACTGGTGTTACAGCCTCTGGCTGAATTAAAAGAAGAGACAGATTTTGA ACACCGTATTCCGAAGAACCAGTGGTGGTTGAAGCTGAGGCCTATTATGAAGATCTTGGCCAAGTACAAGATTAGTCTGGACACCTCTGAACAAGCTCATATGGAGCATGTTATCAGCAAGAAGCCTCCAGTGCACATGACTCTCACAAAGTAA